Part of the bacterium genome, AAAGACTTTAAAGAATTGGTTGTTACAAGCGAAATTATGGAGATGTTTTCGAAGGATGGTTATTCCAGGGCAAAAGGTGCTGTTATTATAGAAGAAGGCGATCGTAAGGCATATTGTGAAGAAGCTGTATATTATGAAAAAGAGGATAAAGTTGTAATGACAGGGTCTCCGAGGATTGAACAAAAAGAAAATAAATTCCAGGGTGAAAAAATGACATTATTTTTGAAGGAAGACAGGCTGATAATTGAAGGAAAGGTTGAAGGAACGGTTTTGGAAGAAGGAGATAAAGTTGATAAAGAACCTGAAAGCCCGTAATCTGGCGAAATCATACGGGAAAAGAAAAGTAGTTAAAAATGTGAATGTAGAAATTAATGACGGTGAAATAGTAGGCCTTCTCGGCCCGAATGGGGCAGGCAAGACTACTACATTTTACATGACGCTTGGTTTGATAAAACCGGAAGCGGGAAATATATTCCTGAACGATGAAGATATTACTCATTTGCCGACTTATAAAAGAGCGAGGAGAGGCATTAATTATTTACCTCAGGAACCTTCTATTTTCAGAAATTTAACAGTGGAAGAAAATATCAGGGCTATTTTGGAATTTAATGAACCAGGGGAGAAAAGAATTAAAGAGAGGCTTGAATTACTGCTTTGTGAATTTAGTTTAGGGCATTTAAAAAATAATTACGGTTATGCCCTTTCCGGAGGGGAGAGAAGAAGAGTGGAAATAGCAAGGTCATTAGCCTGTAATCCTTCTTTTGTCCTTTTAGATGAACCTTTCTCCGGTATTGACCCCATCGCTGTTTTGGATATCCAGAAATTAATTGCCAAATTAAGGGAAAGGGGGATTGGAATTTTGATCACCGATCATAATGTCAGGGAAACATTGGCTATTACGGACCGGGCATATATTATTGCCGAGGGTGAAATTTTGGTATCAGGGACCGCGCAGGATTTACTTAATAATGAGCAGGCCAGGAAAATTTATTTAGGCGAGAGTTTCAAGATGTAATTTTAACTTATAACTTATGAAAACGGGACTTTATCAGACTATCTCACAAAAATTAGTATTAACGCCAAGGTTACAGCAGGCGATAAGTTTACTGCAAATGTCGAACATGGAACTGCTTCTTTATATCAGGCAGGAAATGGTATTGAATCCCTTTTTGGAAGAAATAACATCTGAAGAAAACGGTGAGGAAGAAAAGAATTCGCAGAATAGTGAAATTTTGGAACAAGACGAAGACGAAAATGAAGATGAAAAACATGATGAAAATCTTAAAATAGAAGACTGGCAGGAATTATTTGAAGAAAATAATACATCACATGAAGAAAAAGATAAAAATAATTTTCCGGAAAAACCTATAGAAGCCAAGACCACTTTGTTCCAACATCTTATGTGGCAATTATATATGAGTAAATTGACATTGGATGAACGTTCGCTTGGCGAGATTATTATCGGTGAAATTGATGAAAAAGGATATTTAAGAATTTCCCTGGAAGAATTGGCGGAAACATCAGGTGTGACCGTTAATGAAGCAGAAAGAATTTTAAAAGTTATCCAGACTTTTGAACCCGCGGGTGTGGGAGCCAGGAATTTAAAGGAATGTTTATTATTGCAGTTAGGAGATAAATCAGAAAAAGAAAAGCTTGCAAGAATAATATTGGAAAATTACCTGGAAGAAATTGAGAATAAAAATTATGATAAAATAGTCCATCATCTGAATAGAGGCATGGAAGAAATTAAAGCATCTGCTGATTTAATTTCCACCTTAAATCCATACCCGGGCAGTATGCTGGAAGAGATAAATAATTTTTATATTGTTCCCGATGTTATTGTGGACAAAGTTGAAGATGAGTATGTAGTTATTATAAATGATGACCGGCTGCCGAATTTAGGTTTAAATAAATATTATTTGAACCTGATGAAAAATAAAGAAAAAACATCTTATGATGTTTCAGAATTTTTGTCCAAAAAATTTCAATCGGCTAATTGGCTGCTGCATTGCATAGAGCAGAGGCGGCTGACTCTATACCGGATTACAAAAGCAATAGTTAAAAAACAGCACGATTTCTTTGAAAATGGATTTGAGTATCTTTGTCCTTTAAATTTAAAGCAGATTGCAGACATAGTTAGCCTGCATGAATCTACCGTAAGCCGGACAGTCAACAATAAATATGTCCAGACACCCAGGGGAATATTTGAACTGAAATTTTTCTTTTTAAAAGGTTATAATACGGCAAACAATGAATTGGTTTCAACTTTAATGGTTAAAGAGTCGGTCAGGGACATTATAAAAAATGAAATTACACCTTTAAGCGATGAAGAAATAGCGTTTATGTTAAAACAAAAGGGGATTAATATCGCGAGGAGAACCGTAAGTAAATACAGAGATGAATTGAAAATTCCCACTTTAAATAAAAGAAAAATCAAGTCACGAAGTGACCACTTTATGGAAAGGAGACACTAATGGAAATACGAATTACAGGCAGGCATGTCCAGGTGACAAACGCAATGAAAGATTATGTTGAAAAAAAATTGTCTCATCTCGAAAAATATTTTAATCATATTATTGAAGCCCATGTGATTATGGATATCGAAAAGAAGAACAGACATAGAATAGAGGTTGTCCTGCACACAAATATAGGGAAGATTTTCGGTGAAGAAGAGACAGAAGATATGTATGCATCTATTGATAAAGTGCTTGAAAAAATGGAAGTCCAGCTGAAACGTCAGAAGGAAAAGATACAGAAACATAAACTAAAAAAAGATATAAAACAGGCAGAATTGTAAATGTGTTAAAAAAACATTGGAGGGTAATTTAATGAAATTGATGGATTTTCTTGACAAGAGGGCAATTATTCCGGTTTTGGAGAAAAGGAATAAAGAAGAAGTTGTAAGGGAAATGGTGGATAAATTAGTAGCGTTGGGCGAGATTAAAGACAGCGAGGAAACAGTAAGAATTTTACTAGAGAGAGAAAAACTCGGCAGTACGGGAATCGGCGAGGGAGTGGCAATACCCCATGGCAAATCAAAGGATGTTAAGAAAATCGCGGCTGTTTTTGCCAAGGCCAAAGAAGGGGTTGACTTTGAAGCCTTAGACGGCGAGCCTGTGTATTTATTTTTTCTTTTGGTTGCCCCTGAGAGTTCTACCAGTGAACATATTAAGGCTTTAGCGAGGATTTCCAGGCTGTTAAAGGATTCTAATTTCAGGAAAAAATTGAAGATGAAACAAAGTGCTGAAGAAATTCTGTCTGCCATATCAGAAGAAGATAAAAGACAGCCATAGCACCAGTGGCAAACAAAAGAAGAATTTGATTTTTAAAAGGAATTTAATGCAAAAATTCAAATTTGTTATTATTACAGGATTATCCGGTGCAGGTAAGACCCAGGTGGTCCATATTTTTGAAGATTTGGGTTTTTTCTGCATAGATAATTTGCTCCCGGCACTTATCCCTGAATTTATACAGATATGCGAAAAATCGAAGGACAAATTGCGAAGAGTAGCTATTGTGGTTGATATCCGGGGAAGAAAATTTTTTGGCGGATTACAGGATATCCTTTACAGATTAGATGATATAGGTTTCAAATATGAAATACTTTTTCTTGAGGCGTCCGACAGGGTTATTTTAAAAAGATTCAAGGAGACAAGGAGAGAACATCCGTTAGGGGGAAACCGGCCTATTGAAGAAAATATAAGGCTTGAGAGGTCTTACCTGGAACGAATCAGGGGAAAAGCAAAGAAGGTTATTGATACTTCAAATTTGAGTCTTAAAGAGTTTAAAGAAGAAATCATAAATGTATTTCTAAAAGAAGAAAAACCAAATAAAATTAATTTTAATATAACGGCTTTTGGTTATAAATATGGTTTACCGCAGGACGCGGATTTGATTTTTGATGTCCGTTTTTTGCCTAATCCGTTTTATATCGCAAACCTAAGGGCCTATTCGGGTGAGAGCCGGAGGGTCCGGAATTTCATTCTGAAATCAAAAAAAACAAGAAAATTTTTGAAAAGTTTATTTTCGTTTATTAATCAAATGACTTCATTTTATTTGACAGAAGACAGGATACATGTAGATATAGGTATCGGATGCACGGGAGGAAAACACAGGTCAGTTGTTGTAAGCAGCGAATTAAAAAAATATCTGGTCAGGCAAAAACATAAGGTAAATACCGTGTATCGTGACATAAATAAGGAATAACACTGTATGCGGCTAATCAGGCAAGACCTATCAAGTCGGTCATGACATTAAAGAATAGGTCGTAGAAAGGGCGGACGGGGGTGAAAAGGTTAAAATGGCTATACCCGGGGATGGGCATAAAACGGTGGTTTTCTCTTTTAGCTGTGGGTATTTTTTTTATTGGAGTAAGTCTGTCCAATCCGTTTCGCAGGATGACTGTTTTTCTGTTTCCTGAAGACTCATATTTTTTTACAAAAAGGAATTTATTATTCCTGGGACTTGGAATTTTATTGGTTATTCTTGGCATCCGGAAGCTTATTAAATCCTTAACAAGTATATTGCTTCCGCAGAGAGAAGATACCCTGGTGGATATTGTTTTTGAAAATAGACAGCTTAAAAAAGGGCCAAGAATTGTGGCAATTGGCGGCGGGACGGGGCTACCTGTTTTACTCAGGGGAATAAAGGAATATACAAGCAATATCAGCGCGATAGTTACTGTGGCGGATGACGGCGGGAGTTCGGGAGAGCTTAGAAAAGGAATGAAAATTCTGCCTCCGGGCGATATCCGGAATTGCCTGGTTTCTCTCGCCGATTCGGCCCCCCTGATGGGAAATTTATTCCAGTATAGATTCGGCAGAGAAACAGGTCTTGACGGGCACAGCTTCGGGAATATTTTTATTGCAGCCATGTCCGAGGTCGTGGGTGATTTTGGCGAGGCGGTTAAAGAGTCAAGCAAGGTCCTGGCCATCAGGGGGAATGTGATTCCGGTCACCCTGAATGATGTCCAGATAGGCGCTTTTATGAAAGACGGAAGGGAAGTCATCGGAGAAAGCAAAATAACAAAAAGCGAAGGAGGCATTAAAAGTATTTTTACAAAACCTGAAAAAATTTATCCCACGGAAGATGCCTTAAAAGCCATTGAAGAAGCCGAAGCAATTATTATGGGGCCCGGAAGTTTATACACAAGTATTATCCCGAATCTTCTTGTTAAAGATATTCCGGAGGTGATTGAGAAATCAGACGCGGTAAAGATTTATATTTGCAATATAATGACGCAGCCTAATGAAACA contains:
- the lptB gene encoding LPS export ABC transporter ATP-binding protein, with amino-acid sequence MKNLKARNLAKSYGKRKVVKNVNVEINDGEIVGLLGPNGAGKTTTFYMTLGLIKPEAGNIFLNDEDITHLPTYKRARRGINYLPQEPSIFRNLTVEENIRAILEFNEPGEKRIKERLELLLCEFSLGHLKNNYGYALSGGERRRVEIARSLACNPSFVLLDEPFSGIDPIAVLDIQKLIAKLRERGIGILITDHNVRETLAITDRAYIIAEGEILVSGTAQDLLNNEQARKIYLGESFKM
- the rpoN gene encoding RNA polymerase factor sigma-54; translated protein: MKTGLYQTISQKLVLTPRLQQAISLLQMSNMELLLYIRQEMVLNPFLEEITSEENGEEEKNSQNSEILEQDEDENEDEKHDENLKIEDWQELFEENNTSHEEKDKNNFPEKPIEAKTTLFQHLMWQLYMSKLTLDERSLGEIIIGEIDEKGYLRISLEELAETSGVTVNEAERILKVIQTFEPAGVGARNLKECLLLQLGDKSEKEKLARIILENYLEEIENKNYDKIVHHLNRGMEEIKASADLISTLNPYPGSMLEEINNFYIVPDVIVDKVEDEYVVIINDDRLPNLGLNKYYLNLMKNKEKTSYDVSEFLSKKFQSANWLLHCIEQRRLTLYRITKAIVKKQHDFFENGFEYLCPLNLKQIADIVSLHESTVSRTVNNKYVQTPRGIFELKFFFLKGYNTANNELVSTLMVKESVRDIIKNEITPLSDEEIAFMLKQKGINIARRTVSKYRDELKIPTLNKRKIKSRSDHFMERRH
- the raiA gene encoding ribosome-associated translation inhibitor RaiA, with amino-acid sequence MEIRITGRHVQVTNAMKDYVEKKLSHLEKYFNHIIEAHVIMDIEKKNRHRIEVVLHTNIGKIFGEEETEDMYASIDKVLEKMEVQLKRQKEKIQKHKLKKDIKQAEL
- a CDS encoding PTS sugar transporter subunit IIA; protein product: MKLMDFLDKRAIIPVLEKRNKEEVVREMVDKLVALGEIKDSEETVRILLEREKLGSTGIGEGVAIPHGKSKDVKKIAAVFAKAKEGVDFEALDGEPVYLFFLLVAPESSTSEHIKALARISRLLKDSNFRKKLKMKQSAEEILSAISEEDKRQP
- the rapZ gene encoding RNase adapter RapZ — its product is MQKFKFVIITGLSGAGKTQVVHIFEDLGFFCIDNLLPALIPEFIQICEKSKDKLRRVAIVVDIRGRKFFGGLQDILYRLDDIGFKYEILFLEASDRVILKRFKETRREHPLGGNRPIEENIRLERSYLERIRGKAKKVIDTSNLSLKEFKEEIINVFLKEEKPNKINFNITAFGYKYGLPQDADLIFDVRFLPNPFYIANLRAYSGESRRVRNFILKSKKTRKFLKSLFSFINQMTSFYLTEDRIHVDIGIGCTGGKHRSVVVSSELKKYLVRQKHKVNTVYRDINKE
- a CDS encoding YvcK family protein, whose amino-acid sequence is MKRLKWLYPGMGIKRWFSLLAVGIFFIGVSLSNPFRRMTVFLFPEDSYFFTKRNLLFLGLGILLVILGIRKLIKSLTSILLPQREDTLVDIVFENRQLKKGPRIVAIGGGTGLPVLLRGIKEYTSNISAIVTVADDGGSSGELRKGMKILPPGDIRNCLVSLADSAPLMGNLFQYRFGRETGLDGHSFGNIFIAAMSEVVGDFGEAVKESSKVLAIRGNVIPVTLNDVQIGAFMKDGREVIGESKITKSEGGIKSIFTKPEKIYPTEDALKAIEEAEAIIMGPGSLYTSIIPNLLVKDIPEVIEKSDAVKIYICNIMTQPNETDGYTVSDHLQAIMDHVPGRLIDYVIVNNGEIGEEFLQSYKAEKSYPVKLDRKKTEKMGIKIIEDDLLAIEKGASIAGDLIRHDPNKIAYLILRLIMGTKYIHKT